The Pseudoliparis swirei isolate HS2019 ecotype Mariana Trench chromosome 1, NWPU_hadal_v1, whole genome shotgun sequence genome has a window encoding:
- the kdf1b gene encoding keratinocyte differentiation factor 1 codes for MSAGSVGSLKHSQGPGSYRHGTSRSSSQRSSYEERCVDPVEDRLPTPEPKLVHRAHLKDADEKECESIGFIPGSADPSSATQTCNPCSPQRGCRTFVCSVLTCGLYRVCQRSILAPSLAPNESTLDEPEKVSLQSVNPEGDKEEDGTYWPGDVRIAGVKVDSPREYLEVETESPTYGPTQPSHPSLHESMRFYDWEDGEEDVDSLITKKLLELYSEYQIEELARCTTDSVFLKKSKAINQLINSLAEEHKMGEQEAECRLVRGIIRISTRKSTKRRPRSSRRERTLSDSGNETMREGDSFSLSNNNDYKSNPNIQISELTSSDKCARDMWRANGGHTSGCPTAYSPSSPTEANSSGVPLNLTSVRT; via the exons ATGTCAGCCGGCAGCGTTGGCAGTCTGAAGCACAGCCAAGGACCCGGCAGCTATAGGCATGGAACTAGCCGGAGCAGCAGCCAGAGGTCGTCCTACGAGGAGCGCTGTGTCGACCCGGTGGAGGACCGGCTCCCCACCCCAGAGCCAAAGTTAGTCCACAGAGCTCATCTGAAAGACGCCGATGAGAAGGAGTGTGAGTCCATTGGCTTCATTCCTGGCTCAGCCGACCCGTCCTCCGCGACACAAACCTGCAATCCCTGCTCTCCTCAAAGGGGCTGCAGGACCTTTGTGTGCAGCGTGCTCACCTGCGGCCTGTACCGGGTGTGCCAGCGGTCCATCCTCGCTCCGAGCCTGGCGCCGAACGAGAGCACCCTCGACGAACCAGAGAAGGTGAGCCTCCAGTCCGTGAACCCAGAAGGCGACAAAGAGGAAGACGGTACATACTGGCCAGGGGACGTCCGCATCGCCGGAGTCAAAGTTGACAGTCCGAGAGAGTACTTGGAAGTTGAAACTGAATCTCCGACATATGGGCCAACACAGCCCAGCCACCCGTCTTTGCACGAGTCCATGAGGTTCTATGACTGGGAAGATGGCGAGGAGGACGTGGACTCGCTGATTACGAAGAAGCTGCTGGAGCTCTACTCTGAGTATCAGATCGAAGAGTTGGCCAGGTGCACCACAGACTCTGTGTTCCTGAAGAAGAGCAAGGCCATCAACCAGCTCATCAACTCGCTGGCGGAGGAGCACAAAATGGGCGAGCAGGAGGCGGAGTGCCGGCTGGTGCGCGGCATCATCCGCATCAGCACTCGGAAGAGCACCAAGAGGAGGCCGCGCTCCTCCAGGAGGGAGAGGACGCTGTCGGACAGCGGGAATGAGACGATGAGGGAGGGCGATTCCTTTTCATTGAGCAACAACA ATGATTACAAATCCAATCCAAACATCCAGATATCTGAACTGACCTCCTCGGACAAGTGTGCCAGAGATATGTGGAGGGCCAATGGAG